GTGATCGAGGCCGTCGACGAGGTCGGCGTCGACTGGATCAATATCCCCGACACCTGCGGGGTGGCGACGCCGCGGCGCTTCGGCGACCTGATCGAGGTCGTCGCCGAGCACACCGACGCCGGCATCGACGTGCACACCCACGACGACTTCGGGCTGGCTGGCGCGAACGCGCTGGCCGGCGTCGAGGCCGGCGCCGACCAGATGCAGGTGTCGGTCAACGGCATCGGCGAGCGCGCCGGCAACGCCGCCTTAGAGGAGGTCGTCATGGCCGCCGAGTCGCTGTACGACGCAGACACCGGCGTCGACACGACGAAGATCACCGAGGTGTCGCGCATGGTCGAGCAGGCCAGCGACATCGCGGTGCCGCCGAACAAGCCCGTGGTCGGGCGCAACGCCTTCAGCCACGAGTCCGGCATCCACGCAGCCGGCGTCATCGAGAACAGCGACACGTTCGAGCCGGGCGTGATGACCCCCGAGATGGTCGGCGCGACCCGCGAGCTGGTGATGGGGAAACACACCGGCACCCACTCGGTCCGCCAGCGGCTGACCGACGCCGGCTTCGACCCGACGGAGTCGGAGGTCCGCGCCATCACCCGCCGGGTGAAGGACGCCGGCGCGGAGGGCCGCGTGACCATGAGCGACGTGCGCCGGTTCGCCCGCGAGGAGGGCGTCGCGGAGATGGACGAGGACGACGAGGAGGAGCGCGAGCAGGAGGCCCGCGTCTGACCGGCGGGGGTGCAATCGTTGCCACCCGCGTCACGGTTATGAGGCCCGCGCTGATAACCCTCGGTGAGATGACG
This genomic stretch from Halobaculum roseum harbors:
- a CDS encoding LeuA family protein, with protein sequence MSATDEFDSVRIFDTTLRDGEQSPRTSFDYEEKREIAAALDDLGVSVIEAGFPVNSDAEFEAVKDIAESTDTTVCGLARVVEKDIQAAIDSGVGMIHTFVSTSDVQIEDSMHATREEVKQRAVEAVETAKGSGAEVMFSPMDATRTQESFLVEVIEAVDEVGVDWINIPDTCGVATPRRFGDLIEVVAEHTDAGIDVHTHDDFGLAGANALAGVEAGADQMQVSVNGIGERAGNAALEEVVMAAESLYDADTGVDTTKITEVSRMVEQASDIAVPPNKPVVGRNAFSHESGIHAAGVIENSDTFEPGVMTPEMVGATRELVMGKHTGTHSVRQRLTDAGFDPTESEVRAITRRVKDAGAEGRVTMSDVRRFAREEGVAEMDEDDEEEREQEARV